The sequence GGTTAAGCTGGTGGCCTGAGGCTTCGTGCTCAGGGTGTCAGCCCCTGAGTGGGCGGGTGGGCTGTGGGGCAGCCCACCCGCCTGTAGAAACTCGTCTCCAATATCCAGGCGCCTGGCCGGCTCTGGCCGTCTGGTCCACCTCTCTGGCTTCCTGGGGGTCGAGCTGCTGCTCTCCCTCTGGGGGGGGCCTGGGAGGCAGGCGGCTAgtgcctcaccccccacccccacccctacgGTGTGATTGCTGCCTTTAGAGTCCAACGAGGCCCTCTCCTACGTGTGCCCTGCAGGTGGCGGCGGGAAGGCCAAGGTCTCTGGCAGACCCAGCGGCCGAAAAGCCAAGTCCCCGGCCCCGGGCCTGGTGTCTGGGGACCGGCCGCCCTCTGTCTCCTCGGTGCACTCGGAGGGAGACTGCAACCGCCGGACGCCGCTCACCAACCGTGTGTGGGAGGACCGACCCTCATCCGCAGGTGGGCCCCCGGGGGCGGTCAGGTGGGCTCGCTAAACCACCCGCCAGCAGGATGCACGCGTCACAGGGGGCCGGGGGCCTGCACTGGGCCCTGTCAGCTGAGCCTCACTCCCGACAGGGGTCGGGAAGCTTCTGATAGGGGCCAGGGGGAGGCAGGGCGTGTGACGAGGGCTGTCCAGAGAAGAGAGGGTGGAGAATTCAGGAAGCGAAGGGAGAGGGTTGGGGGCAGGGCCGGTCCCACAGTGTTGGGGGGGTCGCGGGGGAGCTGGGCTTTGTTTATGAGGAGCCCTGGCGGGTGTTAAGTGGGGAAGCGCATGGTCTAATGGAGGCTGCGGGAGAACAGAcctgaggggaaggggtgggagcGAGGAGGCTCCTGCTGCTCCAGGCGGCGGGAGGCTGGGGCATGAGTGGAGTGAGCAGAGGCAGGCAGTTTTGAGAAACCTGCCCGGAGTTAGAGGGGTTGAGCCAAGACGCCCGTTCCCGGTGCAGTGGGCGCTGGGACCCTGGGGGCTGCCCGGCTCACTGGGGCCTCCCGGGCCTCTCTCCCGGTCTTTCCGGCAGGTTCCACACCGTTCCCCTACAACCCCCTGATCATGCGGCTGCAGGCGGGTGTCAtggcctccccgcccccgcccggcctcTCGGCGGGCAGCGGGCCCCTCGCCGGCCCCCATCACGCCTGGGACGAGGAGCCCAAGCCACTGCTCTGCTCGCAGTACGAGACGCTCTCCGACAGCGAGTGACTCCGCACGGGGCGGGGGCGCCAGGGCCCAGCGAGCGACCGGAGCAGCCGGGCGAGGAGTGGGGCGGCTGCCGACTCCCCTCCCGAGGAAGGAGCCCCTGAGTCTGCCTGCGCGCCCACCCGCCCGCCCGTCCGTCCAGAGCCGGCATCCTTGCCTGTCAAAGCCTTAACTACGACTCCCGCCCCGGGCTGGCCCTGTGCAGTGACCTTACTCAGGGGATGTTTACCTGGTGCTCGGGAGGGGAGGGGCCGGGAAGGGGGCGCGGCGGGCGTGCGGCAGCCACACGCTCGCAGCCGGGGCGGCCAGGACCCCAAGCAGGACGACCACGCACCTCCCACGCCACTGCCCCCCCCAGCGCATTTGGAACCAAAGTCTAAACTGAGCTAGCAGCCCccgcaccccccccacccccatcccgctTAGCGCTCTGGACACACGGACACAGGCCCTGTCCAGCCCCCAGCGCTCTCGTCCCGGTCCCCATGGGCTGCCCCAGCCAACGAGACTGCTGGAAACCAAGTCAGGCCAGATGGGCGGGCGAAAGGGCCAGGTGCGGCCTGGGGCGAGCGGATGCTCCAAGGAACTGGACTGTGTTTTTCACACATCGTTGCCGCAGCGGTGGGAAGGAAAGGCAGGTGTAAATGATGTATTGGTTTACAGGGTATATTTTTGATACCTTCAAtgaattgattcagatgtttggCGCAAGGAAGGACTTACCCAGTGTTATTGCTGCTGTGCTTTCGATCTCTGCTTCCGTTCAAGAGGCGTGCGCAGGCCAACAGTCGGTGACCCCACCGTCTGCAGGACCCAGGGGGCGGGGGCCACCGGCTCGTGAGCCccctgtcctccctccctcccttccttgggCAGAATGAATTTGATGGGTGTTCTGTGATCGCCATCTGCGCACGGCGGTGGCGTTCTGTCATTTACACACATTGTTCTCATTAAAAAGCAGATTATACTCGAGTTACAAAGGTCTCTTCTCTGTCTCACCAGGAGGGCAGGcgactggggatttgggggagggtgggAGTATAACCCTGGAGGGCCAAGGGAACACCCCTAACTCACCAGACTTGTCTCCTTTGCTGGTGAATGTTTACACCTGTGATAAGGTGTCACCATGAGGGCGTTGAATAGGCACACCTACGGCAAGAGTATTGAGTATTTGTACCCGTGAGGAGGGTGTCAGATATTCACAGCTATGGGGATGGGTATCGAGTATCACACGGTGAGGGTATCAAATATTTACATCCACGGTGAACGCATTAGATATTCACACCTGTGGAGAGGGCGTTCACACCCATGGTGAGGGTGTCTAGCTGGCCGTCACCTGTTCTGAACTGTGAGACACTTGGTGTCGTTCCTGCCCGCGTCATGTTAAGGCGCACACAGCCCCCTGCTGCCGCAGCTTTCCTGGAGTGCACAGCGGAAGGGAGAACACCGCTCGGCAGCGTGGTCCTGGACGCGCTGCCAGCCTGCTCCCTGGGGTCTGGGTATACCGTGTCTCGGGGTGCAGCCGCGCGCTCGCACTGCCGGTCCCTCAGGAGCAGAGCCGGGGCGTCAGAAAGGCTGCGGTCTTTTGCCGCGGGCGCATGCCGCTCTTTGCCTGTTTGGGGTGCCAGCAGCCTCACTGTCaccctcatcctcctgctctttcCGTCTGCGGCCACAGCAGAGCCGCCGTGTCCCCAGCTGCCCCAGTCTGCGGCGTCCTGTCCCCGCTCCCACCCAAAGCTCGACGCCTGCCTGGTCCCGGTCACCTGTGTCAATTTCAGGCCCCACAGATGGGTTGGGCACCTGATGCTGGAAGGGCATTGGGAGACCTCACTGCCCACTTGTGCCCCCATCCTGTCCCCGTGCCTGACCGGGGTGTTGGAGACACGGGGGGAGGTGACAGGCGAGGGGTTTGTGCTGTGGGACCCTTGGTGGTGCCCGCTGCCTGTCtacctggaggaagaggggctgGCTGCCCTTGCCCTGAGTGCTGCTTCCGCTGCTCTGGGCCGGCCTGGAGAGCCCTGCGGGCGGCAGGTCTCAGCTGCCCCGTAGCCACCTCTCAGCTGCCCACAGCCCCCGGGGGTGTTGCTGGCCTGCGTGTGGCCTCACGCCCACCCCCTTCTCCAAGCAGAGGTCGGAGGCCCTCCACTCCAGCAGAGCCAAGGTCAGCCTgcgttggggggtgggggacccCCGAGTTGTGTCCTACTTGGGCTCTGCCTGCAGGCAGTGGGGTTGGACCTCGGCCCCAAGACTAGCCAACTGTGTAGAAGTCGGCTGCTGGGAGATGCGCCTGGCTGCAAGGCCTCGAGCTGCCATGCCGAGTCCTGCTGGGTCTCTCCTGGAGGCAGCCCTGGGGTCCCAGGATCCTGGGACCTTTGGGAGCTCTGAGGAGTGTCAGGGGGGCTCTCTGCCCCTCACAGGTCTGGGACTAAAATGGTGAACCCCACAAGATAGTTTGCAAAGCAGGGCTTCTCTTTGCTCAAGTCACACTAAGCCTGGGGGTCTTGTGGTCTTGGAATCCACCCTGTCCCCGTCCCTCAGCCTCTTGGCCCAGGCAGCCCACTCAGAGACAGACAACCCCAAATACCCAGAGAGGGGCCCACCCTGGCCCAGCCAGCTTGTGAGCAGGGCCCCGTGTCTGGCCAAGGGGACGGTGCTCCATCAGCTTGAAACAAGCCTTCAGGGCTCCGATGGGCCCCTGCCTCTCCCCAGACTGCAGACTCCAGCCTTGCATTCAGCAGTCTAGAGACGACCCTCGCAGGATTTTGGGGGGCAGCGAAGGAGAGAACAGGGCCCCCTGGAGGCAGAAATTgccaccccctgcccaccccccaagcTGGCGgtgcccagtgcccaggccggcccagcccctgcctgcccaCTTGTGGACCTGGAGGTCCGAGGAATTGGGAGTGGAGGAGAGGTCTGCCCCGGCTCCCTGCATCCCCCGGAGTTTACCCCGTGAGCCCGGGCCACGAGGCGAAATGAGCAGAGGGCTCTGGAGCCACACGGGGCCTGGCTTCCAGTCCTGGTGGCGATGGCCTATATGGCCTTGGGGACGCTttgctgttttctcatctgtgccgggggggggggggggggggggggggggggggggggctcttgCGTCCCCCACAGGGGCCCGCCTTGTACCCTGGCTGCAGTACTGAGATCGGCAGGCAGGTGGCAGTGTTGGGCCAGCAGAGGACCCTGTCCTGGCCGAGGACTCCCTCCTgccacctgcccacccccccactgcAGGGGGGCAGCCCCACCTGGAGTCCAGGGTGGGTCAGGGAGTGATGGCCGCACAACCACCACGGACTGGCCACGCCTGCTGGTGCCCCCAGGATCCCATGGCACCTCCCTCAGCCGTGGGCAGACCCAGGTGCTGTGGGGGTGAGAGGACAGTCTCAGCCCACATGTGCCTGTAACGTCAGAGTTGGCGCCACTTGACACCTCCTTCTGTCTTCTCTGGGGGCCGGTGGCCCAGACCCGGCGCAGGGTTGTTTGCAGGGTGCAGGGAGAGCTCACGGTCTCCTGGCGCCCACAGAGGGTCCACCATCTTCCAGCTGCACCCCGCCAGTCCTCGATTCCCGAAGAGTTCATCCCACCCCATCTTGTTCGGTTTCCTCACTGCTCCATCTTTAAAACGGGGGCCCATGCTGTTCCACCAACCCCTGTCTCGCTGGAAAACTCCTACACACACTTCAAAACCCAGCTGGGGCATTACCTCCTCTAAGAACTCATTatcctcccatcttctctctcctctgggtCTCAGCAAACACACTACGAGCTCCCATGTCTCAAACCAGACAGAACCCCTCGAGGCAGAGCTTGTCTGTCCCCTCCTGATCCTGCTGTTGACTGAGCCCCCTTGGTGACTGTGCTGAGTTGAACTGACCCTGTGAGGAGCAGATTCAGTAGAAAATTAGGAAGCGTTTTCTAAAGTGAAAGGTAGTTGTTGGCAAATGTCCCCGAGTCTTAGGACATTGGGAAgctggttaaaatgcagattcccgggCCCCACCTATGCATGATTCTCCAGGTCCAAGGTGGGGCCCGGGAATCTGTGTTGTCAACAAGCAGCCCAGGTGTGTCTGACGTGGGTGGTGGTGCCCAGGGTCGGAGCCAGACCCTTGCCTAGAACCTGGCCCCTTCACTTCTGTCGGGCCAGGAGGTCTCCAGTAAGGGCACAAGAGGCCCTGTAGAAGGAGGCCCGGCCCACCAGCCTGAAGAGCTGCCCCCCACAGGGAGGGCAGGAGTGGCCTGGTCCTCAAGGCACTGTGACAGTTGAGCTGGAGCAATCAGGGTGGCCTCCTGGAGGTGGCAGTTCTTGGAGGAGGGATGGGCTGAGCAGAGGGACCCTGCGTGGGCACAGACTGGGAGGTGAGACCCAGCCAGGGACATCTGGGAGCCCAGGGGACTGGACGTATGTCAGTGCGGGGACCCAGAAGTTTCTGAGAAGGAGCAAGCAGATGCCCCATACGGTAATTTGCTGGTTTTCTAAACTCGGTGCGGCCAACAGGCTTGCAAGGGAGCTGGATGGATTGTGAGGGAGAAATAGGCCTGGGAGACTGGGGTGGGGCCAGGACGGGGTTGGCACAGCAGCAAAGGCCTAGACAGCTCCCTGACCCCGGGGAGGGGCAGGCGGCCAGACGACTCACGGGGCAGGCCGGGGGCCGTGTGGTGTGTGAGTGAGTGGGCAGACTGTGGAACCAGCCGCCTGGTCCCGTCCTCACCCTGCCACTTAATGGCTGTGCGACCCCAGCCACGTcatctgagccctctgtgcctcggtttccccttctgtaaaatggtcTAAGGATCTTGCTGTGAGGAGTAGCTCCGAGACACACTGTTGAGCTCAGTCGGGTAGATGTGGTCCCTCACCCGAGGGGGGTCAGAGGGCGGGGTGGGCAAGGAACTTGGACAAACGTGGGtctgagaggaaaggagggacagCGCAGGAAAACCCCAGGTGGCCTGGCAAAGGTGACTCTTATTTGCGTATTTGGGGAGTAAACTGACGGCTGGCAGCTGGGGGGAGGGCTCCCTGGCCGTTCTGTCCTCGAGGCGGAGGAGGGCCCAGGTTTAGCTGTGGGACACGTGACAGGCCATCCTTCCTCTGGGGTTAGGCCCGGCCCGGCTTCCTCATTAGCATTTCTCGCCAGCCACCTCGCAGGGTCACTGGGAAGATGACACGTAAAATGCCGACAGCGCGGCCAGGCCACCCTCACCGCTAGTGCTCGAGTCCATGCCCACTGCCAGGGCTGTGGTTCCATCATTCCTGCTCgggaggaagagctgggaccGCGTCCAGTCCAGAGGGTGGGGGCACCTGTTGGGGGGACCCCGAGTTGACCTGAGGCCTGTGAGTGTGAAGCAGAAACTGGCCGGTGACAGTGGAAGAAGCTGAGCGAGGGGGTCAGGGTGGGTGTTGGGGGCCGAGCCCGAAGACCcgccctgccccccgccccccggggAGGGTCCAGTTTGGGTGAGCTGCAGCGGAGGCTTCGTGAGCGCGAATTCTCATGTCCCGGCAGCCTGGGGTAAGACCGCGTGCCCGTTGTGTAGACGCTTAGAGAACTTAAGTGACATGCTCCTTCTCCAGCCCCCGGGCCACCCCCAGTGTCGGTCTCCCCTCCCCGGGGCTTAGTGAGTGGCGTCTGCCCCTCCGGGTGCTGGCTAGTGCGCGTGGATCTGGGGTGCGGGGCTGGGAGAAGGTGGAAGGGCCTTTTGCAGCCTGGGCAGAGGGGACACTGGGGGGTGGAAATGCCAAGGGCTGGGACGGGGTCCAGACGAGACGGACCCCTCTTTCTGCCGGTCTCCAGGTCCCCTGGGTTCCCGTAGGACAGAGGAGCTGCTCCAGAGGAAAACCGGGGTGCCCTTGGGGACCGTACAGGGAGCTGTCCCTGctgcccacttcctcctcctcccaggttGGGCCTCCCCAGGCCCTGCGTACGAGGCGGCCGGGGTCCCAGCATCATCAGGGAAGGCAGAAGCTCTTCGCACGGTCGAAATGACCCCTGGGAACGCACCAAGTGCACGGTCCATCCTGCCCGCCTCTCAGGGGCACGTGTGTCACCGGGTGCCCAGGAGGCGCTGagatggagtcaggaggccaagcGGCTTCCTGAGGTGACGACTGCGAAGCTaagcagagaggaggcaggactGGGCGGGGCGAGCCCCGGGCCCCGGGGCAGATCTGACACCCCGCTGGACCGCAGGGCAGACCCCCCACAGAGGAGCCAGGCCCACGCGCCCGTCCCTGGCTGGGCCCCGGGAAGCGCCTGGCGGGGGCCGGGAGGCTGTGGCTGGAGGCCCACAGGTAACTGCACGCCTCGAAAGTTCTTCCTTGAAGGGGACCCCAGGGGCCCTCCAAGGTTGCTGGACTCACGGGCACCACAATTGTCAGGAAGCCCACCCAGCCTTCCTTCCCATTGGGATGGGACCAAGGCTGCGACTGAAGATCAGGCCGGCGCAGCCGAATTCGCGTGGTGCCAGCGAGGCACCCCCAGCACGCAGGTCTGCACAGAATCCCTGAACGGGCTGAGCCCTCGGGGGCCCTCAGGCTGTGTCGTGTCCGCTTGTCCACACAGATCAACCGAGGCCTCAGGATCCTTCCTCCCGGTGACGGAAGCCTGTCCTTGGCCCTGGCCCTCCTGGCTTTCACCCCTGGCCCCCGCCCTGTCAGAGGTCATGCTCCATCACAGCAGGTGGCCACGTGGGTCAGAGCGCCAGGGCTCCTGGCTCAGATGCCGGCCCTGCCCCCcagcagctgtgtggccttgggcacgttacttaacctctctgtgccttgcccactcctctgtaaaatggagatagggCAGCCCGTCTCAGCAGGTAAGGGCTAAAGGAGTGGGACCACATGAAGTGTTTCATCCGGCGCCTGGAGCACAACCAGCGCCGCGGGAGTGAGCCAGGAGCGCTTCGTCATTGTCACTGTCTCACACACTGCCAGGCTCAGGTTCGGGCCTCAGAAGGCCACAACTGACCCTGCCGTCGAACTCCTGGGACCCACCCCTTCGAAGGAAGAATCTGTCCCCTGCAAAAAGCCTCTATGTCAAAAGACACCCCATGTCCCCAGCTCGGGGAGGACACTGTCCCCCGGCTGCTCAGTGTCTCCCTAACTGCACGCACTACCCGGGGCCCTGGAGGCCCCTCCAAGGACATGGACGGGATGGAGAGAAACAAGCTGTAACTCGGGTCGCGGCCGCTGCTCCGCCGAGGCTGCCAGGGCCCTTCTTGGGGAACGGGTGGGCTTCGGGGGCTGTCGGTGGGGAATGCTGGCACGCGAAGcatcaaaatgcagattcccaggaccCTCCTTGGAACCACCCCAGACCCGAGTcccggggcggggcctgggcctcTGCAGTTGTTAAGTAGCTCTCAGGTGAGCTGCGCCCACTGAGGcaggctgtgggggaggggcacagggcGCTGGGCCTGCAGAGCACGTCTGTCCCCTGCGAGCAGAGCCAGGGACCCTGGGCCCAGAACACcaatcctcccctcccccaccaggggCTGCGGGGGTCTCAGAAACACAGAGGCAGCCTCTTTGCTCTGCACGTTTTATTAAGATCATCAATCGGGTCTTAAGTTATGTCTTTGTTAACGAGGAAGCGTCTCTGGAGAGAACGTGCGCCGTCTGTGTGGATACATCGGTACATAAGGTATATCGGCCATCCTGCCTCTCGGGACTCGAGggtcgccccccacccccacgagGGAGCTGAAGCCCAGCCTTTGGCGCGTCTCGGGGTGACAGGCGAGTGGCAGGGCAGCCCCCTACCGCTGGGTCCATTCAGGTCTGGGGGGCACCTCCACAGCCACATGGGGGCTTCTGGGGCACCGTCTGGGCAGCACCAGACCGTGCCCCTGCCCCCCCTGGACACGTGCTGGCTCGTCCCAGGGAGCCGAGTCTCTCTCATCCTCCCCTGACGGCACTCGTGTGAGGTGAGCGGGGCACACGTGTCCCCGTGGAGCATCATCACAGGCAGTCACGGGGCCCAGCGAGGGCGGGCCGCCCCCCGTCAGCTCTTGGAGCCTTGGGCAGGTGGCAGCGGGCACTTCCGGGAGCTGAAACGCCTCCCTGGCACGGGCTCTGAGCCCGAGGGTCCGGGTCCTGCAGGTGCGTGGACAGCGGTGAGCGGGGCGCGCTGCGGGCGAGGCTCAGGACTCGGAGCGCCAAGGCCTCAGTTCAGACGGCGGTGCTCTCCATCTCCCACGCGGGGCCCAGGACCCTGGCGCTGAGGCCAGGCCTCCTCCAGGCTGCACACCCCGTGCGCAACCCCAGCCCCGCTCAGCGTCCACCGGGCTGCCGCCCGCCCcgctcagcctgggcctctcGGCGCCCAGCCGCACCCACTGGGAAGGCCCACTCTGGAAAGCCCCCTGCCCGGGGGCGGCGGCTGTCCGGACGGCCCCCTCTGCCCCTCACACCGCCTGGGGGCCGGGGTGCCAGGGTCTGGAGGAGCTGCCGCGGGCCCCCGGCGCCCGGCTGCCCCCCGCTCCCAGGCGCGGGCCCGCCCCGTCAGAGCCGCGCGGGCCCCGGCGGGCAGGGCCCGGGGCGCGGGCAGAGCTGCAGCCGCACGCTGGCCGTGAACCAGCGGCCGGGCCGGCCCAGGCTGCAGCGCAGGGTGGTGCGGAAGGAGCTCCGGGCCCCGCTTGGGGAAGATGATGGTGGTGCTGCGGAAGCGCAGGGCGCGCGGGCCGCGGCTCCAGGGTCAGCTGGCTGCGGTAGCGGCGCCACGTGCAGTTGGGCGCCGCCACCACCGTCTCGCTGTAGGCCGTGACCGTGGGCACCGGCGCGTAGAAGACCTTGTCCCGGGAAGCGCCTGTCCGAGGCGAACGTGACCTCGGAGCTgcagctggggagggggaggaggcgtGAGCCCAGGGGGCGCCCGGGGTCCCACCCGCCGCCGTCTGGGGAGACCCCGGGGTGGCCCGGGCACAACCCTTCAACAGAAGGCCCGGCTCTTCCCTAAGGTCGAGGTCAAAAGGTCAAAGCAGAGCTGGCGGGGCGTGCCAGCTGCCAGGAGACTGAAGGGAGCCACAGCTACCCGCAGCGCGAGACCCTGGGTGGGTCCTGATTCTGGAAAAAACACGCCAGGAAAGGGCAGGACCGGGACACCGGACGCCATGGGCTCTGCGTGTGGACTAGATGGTGAGGTTTCAACAGCAGCCCTCCCGATTTGGGCAACCGTACTGCCATCACCTGAGAGGGTGGCCCTGTTCTTAGCAAGGACACAGGAGTACTTAGGGGTTAAAGGTCAGGAGGCCACCAGCCTCCTCTCAAAAGGTTCAGAAAAAACGTCACCCACGTAGAAAGAGCAGGCGGATGTTCAAGCGAATGAGGCGAAGTGTACAGAACCAGGGGCTCTGTTGACGGGGACCCGGGGGCGCCTCACACTCTGCCTGCAGAGTGTGAGGAGTTTGAAATTGTGTAAAATGGGCTTCCCGGAAGTACTCTCAGCACCCCGCGATGAGTGAGCGAGTGAGCGCCTGACAGGTGACCAACCGCCCAGGGTCCCCAGTTCCAGAAAATCAGCCTGGAGGCAGAAGCTCGGGCAGGGTGGGGAGGTTACAGTCTTGTTCCCTCACGTCCCCACAGACGAGCGGTCTGCCAAGGGGCGTGAGGTCCCAAGAGTCAGGGCAGCCCTCGTCCACCCTCGCTGGGCCGCCAGTAATCTAATTTTTGTTcccattttaaaaactaaaaatgaaggCTGTTTGGGAAGAAAACACTTAAAGTGGACCCGTCGGTCCCCAGGGACCATATCCTGCGCCGGAGGGGCAGGAGGCTGTGGTCTCACACCCCTGCTGGCCCAGGCTGACATGGACAACGCCATGTCCAGACCCTGTGGACATGCGGGTGAGACCCACGGGCCCTGGCCTCCACCCTCTGTAAGCCTGACCCCCAGGGCCCTGAGGAAGCTCCTGGTAGGGTCACCTAACTCAGAAGTCCAGACGCCACCCGGGCTGTCCCACACGCGGGAGGGCGCCTAACACACGTGCAGTGCCACCACTCCTCGGGGGACAGAGGGGACACATCACAGTCACGTGGACCACGGAGCAACTCAGTGTTCACGCGACACCGGGGAAACATGGGCTGGGAAGCGGTCCCGAGGTGCCCGGGTCGGGTCACGGATACTGAAACCCGGCAGGACCGGAGGGCGGCGGCACGGGGCTGTGAGCCGTGATG is a genomic window of Diceros bicornis minor isolate mBicDic1 chromosome 35, mDicBic1.mat.cur, whole genome shotgun sequence containing:
- the RFLNA gene encoding LOW QUALITY PROTEIN: refilin-A (The sequence of the model RefSeq protein was modified relative to this genomic sequence to represent the inferred CDS: deleted 3 bases in 3 codons; substituted 1 base at 1 genomic stop codon), which produces MVGHLHLQGMEESLKEKSREGLLDSPDSGLPPSPSPSPPFYSLAPGILDARAGGAGASSEPPGPGEARAPGPAPPRPSPXIPPALEMRPRMLPVFFGESIELNPEPTQEIRCSSEVTFASDRRFRDKVFYAPVPTVTAYSETVVAAPNCTWRRYRSQLTLEPRPRALRFRSTTIIFPKRARSSFRTTLRCSLGRPGRWFTASVRLQLCPRPGPCPPGPARL